The Pseudomonas parafulva genome window below encodes:
- a CDS encoding tellurite resistance TerB family protein translates to MNTRGLLDQLLKSGQSLLQNSSGKPGTGKVPGLGDLLGGKAGGLGGLVSGAGGGALAAGAMGLLMGNKKVRKVGGKVLTYGGLAALGVLAYKAYGNWQARQGQGDAGEPQTLDRLPPAQAEQHSQAVLKALVAAAKADGHIDARERELIEGEFTRLDSDPELQRWLQGELNKPLDPAEVARAAQTSEMAAEMYLASVMMVDQEHFMERAYLDELARQLRLEPALREELELQVRQVSTS, encoded by the coding sequence ATGAATACCCGTGGTCTGCTCGATCAATTGCTCAAATCCGGCCAATCGCTGCTGCAGAATTCGTCGGGCAAGCCCGGTACCGGCAAGGTGCCGGGGCTCGGCGATCTGCTCGGCGGCAAGGCCGGCGGCCTGGGAGGCCTGGTTTCCGGCGCCGGTGGCGGCGCCTTGGCGGCCGGCGCCATGGGCCTGCTGATGGGCAACAAGAAGGTGCGCAAGGTCGGTGGCAAGGTGCTGACCTACGGTGGCCTCGCCGCACTGGGCGTGCTGGCCTACAAGGCCTACGGCAACTGGCAGGCGCGTCAGGGCCAGGGCGACGCTGGCGAGCCGCAGACGCTCGACCGACTGCCGCCAGCCCAGGCCGAGCAACACAGCCAGGCCGTACTCAAGGCCCTGGTGGCCGCCGCCAAGGCCGATGGCCATATCGATGCGCGTGAGCGTGAGCTGATCGAAGGCGAGTTCACGCGCCTGGACAGCGACCCAGAGCTGCAGCGCTGGTTGCAGGGCGAACTGAACAAGCCGCTCGATCCGGCAGAGGTGGCGCGTGCGGCGCAAACGTCGGAGATGGCCGCCGAGATGTACCTGGCCAGCGTGATGATGGTCGATCAGGAGCACTTCATGGAACGTGCTTACCTCGACGAACTGGCTCGCCAACTGCGCCTGGAACCGGCACTGCGCGAGGAACTTGAACTGCAGGTCAGGCAGGTATCGACATCCTGA
- a CDS encoding methyl-accepting chemotaxis protein has translation MLLMIVAAYSRLVTIESSEEAVGSDSIPGIYYSSMIRSAWVDSYVATQQLVGLSEHRELSSADAELFKGFHDRLKEQMANYQGTIQDAQDQASFDTFVGLEQAYEKAIDQVLGAYRAENYAEAERLIIEVLTPAWTAGRKHLNTVIDRNTEAANAATRDIVDAVATAKVSMVVSLILAILAAGICGLLLMRVISAPMRSIVQALDKLSSGDLSVRLSMARKDEFGAIETGFNDMAEALANLVAQAQRSSVQVTTSVTEIAATSKQQQATATETAATTTEIGATSREIAATSRDLVRTMTEVTSAADQASSLAGSGQQGLARMEETMHQVMGAADLVNAKLGILNEKAGNINQVVVTIVKVADQTNLLSLNAAIEAEKAGEYGRGFAVVATEVRRLADQTAVATYDIEQMVREIQSAVSAGVMGMDKFSEEVRRGMFEVQQVGEQLTQIIHQVQALAPRVLMVNEGMQAQATGAEQINQALAQLSDASTQTVESLRQASFAIDELSQVATGLRGGVSRFKV, from the coding sequence ATGCTGTTGATGATCGTGGCCGCCTACTCGCGTTTGGTGACCATCGAGTCCAGCGAGGAAGCGGTGGGGTCCGACAGCATTCCCGGCATCTACTACAGCTCGATGATCCGCAGCGCCTGGGTCGACAGCTACGTCGCGACCCAGCAGTTGGTCGGCCTGTCCGAGCACCGCGAGCTGAGCTCGGCCGACGCCGAGTTGTTCAAGGGCTTCCACGACCGGCTCAAAGAACAGATGGCCAACTACCAGGGCACCATCCAGGATGCCCAGGATCAAGCCTCCTTCGATACCTTCGTAGGGCTTGAACAAGCGTACGAGAAGGCCATCGATCAGGTACTGGGTGCCTATCGAGCAGAGAACTATGCCGAAGCCGAGCGCCTGATCATCGAGGTGCTCACCCCGGCCTGGACCGCTGGCCGCAAGCACCTGAACACGGTCATCGACCGCAACACCGAAGCAGCCAATGCCGCCACGCGGGACATCGTCGATGCGGTGGCCACGGCCAAGGTGAGCATGGTGGTGTCGCTGATCCTGGCGATTCTCGCCGCCGGCATCTGCGGCCTGCTGCTGATGCGGGTCATCAGCGCGCCCATGCGCAGCATCGTGCAGGCCCTGGACAAACTCAGCTCTGGCGACCTCAGCGTGCGCCTGAGCATGGCGCGCAAGGATGAGTTCGGCGCCATCGAGACCGGCTTCAACGACATGGCCGAGGCATTGGCCAACCTGGTCGCCCAGGCCCAGCGCTCGTCGGTCCAGGTCACGACTTCGGTCACCGAGATTGCTGCCACCTCCAAGCAGCAACAGGCCACCGCCACCGAAACCGCAGCCACCACCACTGAAATCGGCGCGACCTCGCGCGAGATCGCCGCGACCTCTCGCGACCTGGTGCGCACCATGACCGAGGTCACCAGCGCCGCCGATCAGGCCTCCAGCCTGGCCGGCTCCGGTCAGCAAGGCCTGGCGCGGATGGAGGAAACCATGCACCAGGTGATGGGCGCGGCCGACCTGGTCAACGCCAAGCTGGGCATCCTCAACGAGAAGGCCGGCAACATCAATCAGGTGGTGGTGACCATCGTCAAGGTGGCCGACCAGACCAACCTGCTGTCGCTCAACGCCGCCATCGAAGCCGAGAAGGCCGGTGAGTATGGCCGTGGCTTCGCCGTGGTGGCCACTGAGGTGCGTCGCCTGGCCGATCAGACCGCGGTGGCCACCTACGACATCGAGCAGATGGTGCGCGAGATCCAGTCTGCGGTGTCGGCTGGGGTCATGGGCATGGACAAGTTCTCCGAAGAAGTGCGCCGCGGCATGTTCGAGGTGCAGCAGGTGGGCGAGCAGCTCACCCAGATCATCCATCAGGTGCAGGCCCTGGCGCCGCGCGTGCTGATGGTCAACGAAGGCATGCAGGCGCAAGCCACCGGTGCCGAGCAGATCAACCAGGCGCTGGCTCAGTTGAGCGATGCCAGCACGCAAACGGTCGAGTCGCTGCGTCAGGCCAGCTTCGCCATCGACGAATTGAGTCAGGTGGCAACCGGACTGCGCGGCGGCGTCTCGCGCTTCAAAGTCTGA
- a CDS encoding NADH:flavin oxidoreductase/NADH oxidase: protein MSMLLEPYTLRQLTLPNRIAVSPMCQYSSVDGLANDWHLVHLGSRAVGGAGLVITEAVAVTADGRITAEDLGLWNDEQIAPLQRITRFITAQGAVPGIQLAHAGRKASTHRPWLGKHGSVAPQEGGWQPVGPSKIAFDPQHTAPRELSHDDIQEVVEAFVEAARRALAAGFKVVELHAAHGYLLHQFLSPLSNQRCDDYGSSFDNRIRLTLQVTEAVREVWPKELPLFVRVSATDWVEDGWNPDETVELARRLRALGVDLIDVSSGGTSVNAEIPTGPGYQTRFAERVRKESEIATGTVGMITEPAQAEHILRTGQADLIFLARELLRDPYWPLHADDDLGGNKATWPAQYQRATHRANPIHESDLRD from the coding sequence ATGAGCATGCTGCTTGAGCCCTACACCCTGCGTCAGCTGACGTTGCCCAATCGCATCGCCGTTTCACCGATGTGCCAGTACTCGAGCGTCGATGGCCTGGCTAACGACTGGCATCTGGTCCACCTGGGCAGTCGCGCTGTCGGCGGCGCTGGCCTGGTGATCACGGAGGCCGTCGCGGTGACCGCCGACGGGCGCATCACCGCAGAAGACCTTGGGTTGTGGAACGACGAACAGATCGCTCCGTTGCAACGCATCACCCGTTTCATCACCGCCCAGGGCGCGGTTCCAGGTATCCAGTTGGCCCACGCCGGGCGCAAGGCCAGTACCCATCGGCCCTGGCTCGGCAAGCATGGCAGCGTCGCGCCGCAGGAGGGTGGATGGCAGCCGGTGGGGCCGTCGAAGATCGCCTTCGACCCCCAGCACACCGCGCCGCGCGAACTGAGCCACGATGATATCCAGGAGGTCGTCGAGGCATTCGTGGAGGCCGCGCGGCGCGCCCTGGCCGCGGGCTTCAAAGTGGTGGAACTGCACGCCGCCCACGGCTACCTGCTGCATCAATTCCTCTCGCCATTGAGCAATCAGCGCTGTGACGACTATGGCAGTTCCTTCGACAACCGCATCCGTCTGACCTTGCAGGTGACCGAAGCGGTGCGCGAGGTCTGGCCCAAGGAACTGCCGCTGTTCGTACGGGTGTCGGCCACCGATTGGGTCGAGGATGGCTGGAACCCTGACGAGACGGTGGAGCTGGCGCGCCGGCTGCGGGCGCTGGGCGTGGACCTGATCGATGTGTCCTCTGGCGGTACCTCGGTCAACGCTGAGATTCCCACCGGGCCCGGTTATCAGACGCGCTTCGCCGAACGGGTGCGCAAGGAGTCGGAAATCGCCACCGGCACCGTCGGCATGATCACCGAACCGGCCCAGGCCGAGCACATCCTGCGCACCGGTCAGGCCGACCTGATCTTCCTGGCCCGCGAGCTGCTGCGCGACCCTTACTGGCCGCTGCATGCCGACGATGACTTGGGCGGCAACAAGGCTACTTGGCCTGCCCAGTACCAGCGCGCCACTCATCGCGCCAACCCCATTCACGAGTCGGATTTGCGCGATTAA
- a CDS encoding chemotaxis protein CheW encodes MSEQQGLPLIARADDDIDDCWNRIGVHGDKQCPLLERHIHCRNCEVHAAAATRLLDRYALQQDEQVEAVSVEPRAAGRSMLLFRLGEEWLALATACLAEIEPLLPVHSLPHQRSRVLQGVANVRGALVPCLSFADLLGVAAVSGAERPGRIMPRMLILAAEGGPVVLPVDEVDGIHRLDLAQAQDERDAATFTLAVLQWRARSVRVLDERQLLSAVKRSLS; translated from the coding sequence ATGAGCGAGCAACAGGGCCTGCCACTGATCGCCCGGGCCGACGACGATATCGATGACTGCTGGAACCGCATCGGTGTTCACGGCGACAAGCAATGCCCGTTGCTTGAACGGCATATCCACTGTCGCAACTGCGAAGTGCACGCCGCTGCGGCCACCCGACTGCTGGACCGCTACGCGCTGCAACAGGACGAGCAGGTCGAGGCCGTCAGCGTCGAGCCGAGGGCTGCGGGACGCTCCATGCTGCTGTTCCGGCTGGGCGAGGAGTGGCTGGCGCTGGCCACAGCCTGCCTGGCGGAGATCGAACCGTTGCTGCCGGTGCATTCGCTACCGCACCAACGCTCGCGGGTCCTGCAGGGGGTGGCCAACGTGCGCGGTGCGCTGGTGCCGTGCCTGTCCTTCGCCGACCTGCTGGGCGTGGCCGCAGTCTCAGGCGCTGAGCGCCCGGGCCGAATCATGCCGCGCATGCTGATCCTTGCCGCCGAGGGCGGGCCGGTGGTGTTGCCGGTGGACGAGGTCGACGGCATCCATCGTCTGGACCTCGCGCAGGCGCAGGACGAGCGCGACGCCGCGACCTTCACCCTGGCGGTACTGCAGTGGCGTGCCCGCAGCGTGCGCGTGCTGGATGAGCGCCAACTTCTGTCTGCCGTGAAGCGGAGCCTGTCATGA
- a CDS encoding chemotaxis protein CheW, giving the protein MAEPQSHEQRQTANKGVLYLQFSIGQQRFALDVREVIEVLPLRPLKPIAQAPHWVAGILGHRGTLVPVIDLSALSFGAPAPRRTSTRLVLVHYQGDPLRAPLRLGLVLEQATHTLRCQPDEFLPYGVDNREARYLGPVRQDEHGLLQRIQVDDLLDEDVRRLLFPEVSEAEAE; this is encoded by the coding sequence ATGGCCGAGCCGCAATCGCACGAGCAGCGCCAGACCGCGAACAAGGGCGTGTTGTACCTGCAGTTCAGCATTGGCCAGCAGCGCTTCGCCCTGGACGTGCGCGAGGTGATCGAGGTGCTGCCGCTGCGCCCGCTCAAGCCCATCGCCCAGGCACCGCATTGGGTGGCCGGAATTCTTGGTCATCGCGGTACGCTGGTGCCGGTCATCGACCTGTCGGCGCTGAGCTTCGGCGCACCTGCGCCGCGCCGCACCAGTACGCGTCTGGTGTTGGTGCACTATCAAGGCGATCCCCTGCGCGCGCCGCTTCGCCTGGGCCTGGTGCTGGAACAGGCCACCCACACCCTGCGCTGCCAACCCGATGAGTTCCTGCCGTATGGCGTGGATAACCGCGAAGCACGCTACCTCGGCCCGGTACGACAGGACGAACATGGCCTGCTGCAGCGCATTCAGGTCGATGATTTGCTCGACGAGGATGTGCGCCGGCTGCTGTTCCCCGAAGTCTCTGAAGCGGAGGCTGAATGA
- a CDS encoding CheR family methyltransferase: MSEQRFFRFLQERIGLDVESVGASMVERALRQRCAASAAGDLDHYWLCLQQSTVEQQALIEAVIVPETWFFRYPESFTALATLARKRLAELAGARPLRLLSLPCSTGEEPYSISMALLDAGFAPCAFRVDAMDISPSSIARAELAVYGRNSFRGSDLAFRDRHFEGVNDSYQLSERVRRQVSLEAANVLDPALRARSGLYDIVFCRNLLIYFDIPTQQRVFEVLKLLLHDDGVLFIGPAEGSLLARLGMRPVGIAQSFAYVRQDPASVTAPPSPAPVVRVAATPAPPPRATAWAPNALQATRTPPAPIRPLPEPAASEGEPELLASIARLANSGASDQARASCERYLRQFAPKAQVYYWLGLLSDTQGDAGEALKHYRKALYLEPQHAEALMHLAALLASQGDSAGARRLQARAAKADRESER; the protein is encoded by the coding sequence ATGAGCGAGCAGCGCTTTTTCCGCTTCCTCCAGGAGCGCATCGGGCTGGACGTGGAGTCGGTGGGCGCCTCGATGGTGGAGCGCGCCTTGCGCCAACGCTGTGCGGCGTCGGCGGCCGGCGACCTCGACCACTATTGGCTGTGCCTGCAGCAATCGACCGTCGAGCAACAGGCGCTGATCGAGGCGGTGATCGTGCCGGAGACCTGGTTCTTCCGGTACCCCGAGTCGTTCACCGCGCTGGCCACCTTGGCCCGTAAGCGCCTGGCCGAACTGGCCGGTGCCCGGCCCTTGCGCCTGCTCAGCCTACCGTGCTCGACCGGCGAAGAGCCCTATTCGATTTCCATGGCGTTGCTCGACGCGGGCTTTGCGCCCTGTGCTTTCCGCGTCGATGCCATGGACATCAGCCCCAGCTCCATCGCGCGCGCCGAACTCGCGGTGTATGGACGCAATTCGTTCCGCGGCAGCGATCTGGCCTTCCGTGACCGGCACTTCGAAGGCGTCAACGACAGCTACCAGTTGTCCGAGCGAGTCCGCCGGCAGGTCAGCCTGGAAGCGGCCAACGTGCTCGACCCGGCGTTACGCGCGCGCAGTGGACTGTATGACATCGTGTTCTGCCGCAACCTGCTGATCTATTTCGACATCCCGACTCAGCAGCGCGTGTTCGAGGTATTGAAGCTGTTGCTGCACGACGACGGCGTATTGTTCATTGGTCCGGCCGAGGGCAGTCTGCTGGCACGCCTGGGCATGCGCCCGGTCGGTATCGCGCAGTCGTTCGCCTATGTGCGCCAGGATCCCGCTAGCGTCACTGCGCCGCCCAGTCCCGCACCTGTCGTGCGTGTGGCGGCGACGCCCGCACCGCCACCGCGAGCGACTGCCTGGGCGCCGAATGCGCTGCAGGCTACCCGCACTCCGCCAGCGCCGATCAGGCCGCTGCCAGAACCGGCGGCGAGCGAGGGTGAGCCCGAACTGCTGGCGAGCATTGCGCGCTTGGCCAACAGCGGTGCCAGCGATCAGGCCCGCGCCAGTTGCGAGCGTTACTTGCGCCAGTTCGCGCCCAAGGCCCAGGTGTATTACTGGCTGGGCTTGCTCAGCGATACCCAGGGCGACGCCGGCGAGGCGCTCAAGCATTACCGCAAGGCACTGTATCTGGAGCCGCAGCATGCCGAGGCACTGATGCACCTGGCCGCGTTGTTGGCCTCCCAGGGCGACAGTGCCGGCGCACGGCGCCTGCAGGCGCGTGCGGCGAAGGCGGACCGGGAGTCTGAACGATGA
- the recJ gene encoding single-stranded-DNA-specific exonuclease RecJ has product MRIEPRPLPATLPFLGQLPPLLTRLYAARGVQSELELDKSLARLLPYQQLKGIDAAVDLLVEALDRRQRILIVGDFDADGATASTVGVLGLRLLGAAQVDYLVPNRFEYGYGLTPEIVEVALQREPHLLVTVDNGISSVEGVAAAKAAGLKVLVTDHHLPGEQLPQADAIVNPNQPGCTFPSKSLAGVGVIFYVLMALRARLRSLGRYETQAQPNIGELLDLVALGSVADVVPLDANNRILVHQGLERIRAGRARPGLKAILEVARRDHRRITSTDLGFILGPRLNAAGRLDDMSLGIECLLCEDPATALDMAAQLDGLNQDRKSIEQGMQREALAQLKDLPLDAMPYGLCLFDAEWHQGVIGILASRLKERYHRPTIAFADAGEGMLKGSARSVPGFHIRDALDAVAARHPQLISKFGGHAMAAGLSLPAEHFPVFAEAFDQEVRRQLDEDDLTGRLLSDGSLAVEEFHLDLARALRNAGPWGQHFPEPLFHGVFELVEQRVVGERHLKVVLKSECGSLRLDGIAFSVDREVWPNPTVRWVELAYKLDVNEFRGNESVQLMIAHMEPR; this is encoded by the coding sequence ATGCGCATCGAGCCCCGCCCCCTGCCTGCAACCCTGCCGTTTCTCGGCCAACTGCCGCCCCTGCTGACCCGTCTGTACGCCGCCCGTGGCGTGCAGAGTGAGCTGGAACTGGACAAGAGCCTGGCGCGCTTGCTGCCCTATCAGCAGCTCAAGGGCATCGACGCTGCCGTGGACCTGCTGGTGGAGGCCCTGGACCGGCGCCAGCGCATCCTCATCGTCGGCGACTTCGACGCTGATGGCGCTACAGCCAGCACCGTCGGCGTGCTCGGCCTGCGTCTGCTCGGTGCAGCCCAGGTCGATTACCTGGTGCCTAATCGCTTCGAGTACGGTTACGGCCTGACGCCGGAAATCGTCGAGGTGGCGCTGCAGCGCGAGCCGCACCTGCTGGTGACGGTGGACAACGGGATCTCCAGCGTCGAAGGCGTCGCTGCGGCGAAGGCGGCCGGGCTCAAGGTGCTGGTCACCGACCACCACTTGCCGGGCGAGCAGTTGCCGCAGGCTGATGCCATCGTCAACCCGAACCAGCCCGGTTGCACCTTCCCCAGCAAATCGCTGGCCGGGGTGGGGGTGATCTTCTACGTGCTCATGGCGCTGCGCGCGCGCTTGCGCAGCCTGGGCCGCTACGAGACCCAGGCGCAACCGAACATAGGGGAGTTACTCGATCTGGTGGCCCTGGGCAGCGTCGCCGATGTGGTGCCGCTGGATGCCAACAACCGCATCCTGGTTCATCAGGGACTCGAGCGCATCCGTGCGGGCCGCGCGAGACCTGGCCTGAAGGCCATCCTTGAAGTCGCGCGGCGCGATCATCGGCGCATCACCTCAACCGACCTGGGCTTCATTCTCGGGCCTCGGCTCAATGCAGCAGGGCGTCTGGACGACATGAGCCTGGGCATCGAATGCCTGCTCTGCGAAGACCCCGCCACGGCGTTGGACATGGCAGCGCAACTGGATGGGCTCAACCAGGACCGCAAGTCCATCGAACAAGGCATGCAGCGCGAAGCGTTGGCCCAGCTCAAGGACCTGCCGCTCGACGCCATGCCCTATGGGCTGTGCCTGTTCGATGCCGAATGGCACCAGGGCGTGATCGGCATCCTCGCCTCGCGCTTGAAGGAGCGCTATCACCGTCCGACCATCGCCTTCGCCGACGCCGGCGAAGGCATGCTCAAGGGCTCGGCGCGCTCGGTACCGGGGTTTCACATTCGCGATGCCCTGGATGCGGTGGCGGCGCGGCACCCCCAGTTGATCAGCAAGTTCGGCGGACATGCCATGGCGGCAGGCTTGTCGCTGCCGGCTGAGCATTTCCCGGTGTTCGCCGAGGCGTTCGACCAGGAGGTGCGACGCCAATTGGATGAGGACGATCTGACCGGTCGGTTGCTGTCCGACGGCAGCCTGGCGGTCGAGGAGTTCCACCTCGACCTTGCCCGCGCCCTGCGTAATGCCGGCCCCTGGGGGCAGCATTTTCCCGAGCCGTTGTTCCACGGCGTGTTTGAGTTGGTGGAGCAACGGGTGGTCGGCGAGCGCCATCTGAAAGTGGTGCTCAAGAGCGAGTGCGGTTCGCTGCGTCTTGATGGCATCGCTTTCAGCGTCGATCGCGAGGTATGGCCCAACCCGACGGTGCGCTGGGTGGAGCTGGCCTACAAACTGGATGTGAACGAGTTTCGCGGCAACGAAAGTGTGCAGTTGATGATTGCGCATATGGAGCCGCGCTGA